The Croceicoccus marinus genome contains a region encoding:
- the trmD gene encoding tRNA (guanosine(37)-N1)-methyltransferase TrmD produces the protein MSFKATVLTLYPEMFPGPLGISLAGRALEAGAWSMEAVQIRDFAADKHRTVDDTPAGGGAGMVLKVDVLAAAIDHARGLNPDAPVLTMTPRGRPLDQARVRELASGPGAIVLCGRFEGFDERIFEGRDVEEVSVGDIVLSGGEPAALMLLDACIRLLPGVMGAASSGVEESFENGLLEYPHFTRPAIWEGRTIPEVLRSGDHAKIAAWRKRRSEDDTRLRRPDLWERHGDVRGQPASGARHDDEGTGT, from the coding sequence ATGAGTTTCAAAGCAACCGTCCTGACCCTGTATCCCGAGATGTTTCCGGGCCCGCTTGGCATCAGCCTTGCCGGCCGCGCGCTGGAAGCGGGGGCATGGTCGATGGAGGCGGTGCAGATCCGCGATTTCGCGGCCGACAAGCATCGCACCGTCGACGACACGCCCGCCGGCGGCGGCGCGGGCATGGTGCTCAAGGTCGATGTGCTGGCCGCCGCGATCGATCATGCGCGCGGGCTGAACCCCGATGCGCCGGTGCTGACGATGACGCCGCGCGGGCGTCCGCTTGACCAGGCGCGCGTTCGCGAACTTGCGTCGGGGCCGGGCGCGATCGTGCTGTGCGGCCGGTTCGAGGGTTTCGACGAGCGTATTTTCGAAGGCCGCGACGTCGAGGAAGTGTCGGTCGGCGACATCGTGCTGTCGGGCGGAGAGCCTGCCGCGCTCATGCTGCTCGACGCTTGCATTCGGCTGCTTCCCGGCGTAATGGGCGCGGCTTCCAGCGGAGTCGAGGAATCGTTCGAGAACGGTCTGCTCGAATATCCGCATTTTACCCGACCTGCCATATGGGAAGGGCGCACGATCCCTGAAGTGCTGCGATCGGGGGATCATGCGAAGATCGCGGCGTGGCGAAAGCGGCGCAGCGAGGACGATACACGGTTACGCAGGCCGGACCTTTGGGAGCGTCATGGTGACGTTCGGGGACAGCCTGCCTCTGGCGCGCGGCACGATGATGAAGGCACAGGCACATGA
- a CDS encoding DPP IV N-terminal domain-containing protein, whose translation MGGSAMAQPGYDLPGTPAQAMAVPEVPQKELTLERIAGSPSLNGASPRAMKLSPDGRWLTLLRPRDDDRYRYDLWAYDRQGGEWSMLVDSEAFGPGRELSEAEKMQRERARIASLKGIVSYEWAEDSQSILVPLDGDLFLAKLDGTVTRLTDSEEGELNPAISPDNARVSFVREGRLYVAPIGGTPVAITPVEASDTVHWGEAEFVAQEEMDRDYGYKWSPDGKRIAVLRYDEAPVAVVTRTSIGAGSTTTYDQRYPLAGTDNVLIDLFVMDPDGGDLVKADLGAERDIYVTRVDWAPDGSLYVQRQNRAQSRLDLLKIDPATGKSTLVFTETAAEGHWINQTSDYRFLKDGSLIWRSERSGFGHLWRLADGAWTQLTSGDWVVTGLLGVDDQAGMLWFKGRKDTPLEDHIYRLDYANGGAPERLTQPGWFYGGSMDGAGRTMIVNRSNPAQPTQYYLADNAGQRLTWLMENALDADHPYAPYAASHAAARFGTLAAEDGSTLYWKMLTPKMEKGKRYPVLFHHYGGPHAQEVDRAWGSTIAQYFVDLGYIWFQIDNRGSDNRGVEFERQIREAMGTVEVTDQKTGGTWLKTLPFVDPDRIAIYGGSYGGYMTLKMLEADPGFYAAGVAASSVTKWELYDTFYTERYMGDPREVPEAYEASNTIADAAQMSDPLLIIHGMSDDNVVMDNTTAMVAAMQEANVPFEMMLYPGFGHVVSGPVITQHYYGAITRFLTQNGVPPGGR comes from the coding sequence ATGGGGGGCAGCGCGATGGCGCAGCCGGGGTACGACCTGCCCGGAACGCCCGCGCAGGCGATGGCGGTCCCCGAAGTGCCGCAAAAGGAGCTGACGCTGGAGCGCATCGCGGGCAGCCCGTCGCTGAACGGTGCATCGCCGCGCGCGATGAAGCTGTCGCCCGATGGCCGCTGGCTGACCCTGCTGCGCCCGCGCGACGACGACCGCTATCGCTATGATCTGTGGGCCTATGACCGGCAGGGCGGCGAATGGTCGATGCTGGTCGATTCCGAAGCGTTCGGTCCCGGGCGCGAATTGTCCGAGGCCGAGAAGATGCAGCGCGAACGCGCCCGCATCGCCAGCCTGAAGGGCATCGTGTCCTATGAATGGGCCGAGGATTCGCAGTCGATCCTGGTGCCGCTGGACGGCGATCTGTTCCTCGCGAAGCTCGACGGCACGGTCACCCGCCTGACCGACAGCGAGGAGGGAGAGCTCAATCCCGCGATCTCGCCCGACAATGCGCGCGTGTCCTTCGTGCGCGAGGGCCGCCTCTATGTCGCGCCCATCGGCGGCACGCCGGTCGCGATCACGCCAGTTGAAGCCAGCGACACCGTCCATTGGGGCGAGGCGGAATTCGTCGCGCAGGAGGAAATGGACCGCGACTACGGATACAAGTGGAGCCCTGACGGCAAGCGCATCGCGGTGCTGCGCTATGACGAGGCTCCGGTCGCGGTCGTCACGCGCACGTCGATCGGCGCGGGCAGCACGACCACCTATGACCAGCGCTATCCGCTGGCGGGCACCGACAATGTGCTGATCGATCTTTTCGTCATGGATCCGGACGGCGGCGATCTGGTCAAGGCGGACCTTGGCGCGGAACGCGACATCTATGTCACCCGCGTCGACTGGGCGCCGGACGGCAGCCTCTATGTCCAGCGCCAGAACCGCGCGCAGAGCCGGCTCGACCTGCTGAAGATCGACCCCGCCACGGGCAAGAGCACGCTGGTATTCACCGAAACCGCGGCGGAAGGGCACTGGATCAACCAGACCTCGGACTATCGCTTCCTGAAGGACGGGTCGCTGATCTGGCGTTCGGAGCGTAGCGGGTTCGGCCATCTGTGGCGGCTGGCCGATGGCGCGTGGACGCAGCTGACCAGCGGTGACTGGGTCGTCACCGGGCTGCTGGGCGTGGACGATCAGGCTGGCATGCTGTGGTTCAAGGGCCGCAAGGACACCCCGCTGGAGGATCATATCTACCGCCTCGACTATGCGAATGGCGGCGCGCCCGAACGGCTGACCCAGCCGGGCTGGTTCTATGGCGGTTCGATGGATGGGGCGGGGCGGACCATGATCGTCAACCGGTCGAACCCCGCGCAGCCGACGCAATATTACCTGGCGGACAATGCGGGCCAGCGGCTGACCTGGCTGATGGAAAACGCGCTGGATGCGGACCACCCCTATGCGCCTTACGCGGCCAGCCACGCCGCCGCGCGTTTCGGCACGCTGGCAGCGGAGGATGGCAGCACGCTCTATTGGAAGATGCTGACCCCGAAGATGGAGAAGGGCAAGCGCTACCCCGTGCTGTTCCATCACTATGGCGGCCCGCACGCGCAGGAGGTGGACCGCGCATGGGGGTCGACCATCGCGCAATATTTCGTGGATCTCGGCTATATCTGGTTCCAGATCGACAATCGCGGATCCGACAATCGCGGGGTCGAGTTCGAAAGGCAGATCCGCGAGGCGATGGGCACGGTCGAGGTGACCGACCAGAAGACGGGCGGCACCTGGCTCAAGACCCTGCCCTTCGTCGATCCCGACCGGATCGCGATCTATGGCGGCAGCTATGGCGGCTATATGACGCTCAAGATGCTGGAGGCCGATCCCGGCTTCTACGCGGCGGGTGTCGCGGCATCGTCGGTGACGAAGTGGGAGCTCTACGACACCTTCTACACCGAACGCTACATGGGCGATCCGCGCGAGGTGCCCGAAGCTTACGAGGCGTCGAACACCATCGCCGACGCCGCGCAAATGAGCGATCCGCTGCTGATCATCCACGGGATGAGCGACGACAATGTCGTGATGGACAATACCACCGCGATGGTCGCCGCGATGCAGGAAGCCAACGTTCCGTTCGAAATGATGCTGTACCCCGGTTTCGGCCATGTCGTTTCCGGCCCGGTGATTACCCAGCATTATTACGGCGCGATCACCCGTTTCCTCACGCAGAACGGCGTTCCCCCCGGCGGCCGGTGA
- the pgsA gene encoding CDP-diacylglycerol--glycerol-3-phosphate 3-phosphatidyltransferase, which yields MLTLPNLLTLSRIFAVPLLVGFLWWPDWALGHAIAFVLYSLAGITDYFDGALARSSGRVSRLGVFLDPIADKLMIAAVILVLAAKGGLSGPYVGDLHALAGLVILLREIAVSGLREFLAGVQVSVPVSKLAKWKTTVQIVSLGALILAGALPDMEWIRLTGLVCLWAAAALTVVTGWDYLRIGLKHMD from the coding sequence ATGCTGACACTTCCCAACCTCCTTACGCTTTCGCGTATCTTCGCCGTTCCGCTGCTGGTCGGATTCCTGTGGTGGCCCGACTGGGCGCTGGGGCATGCCATTGCGTTCGTGCTCTATTCGCTGGCGGGCATCACCGATTATTTCGACGGCGCGCTCGCGCGGTCGAGCGGGCGGGTCAGCCGGCTGGGCGTGTTCCTCGATCCCATCGCGGACAAGCTGATGATCGCCGCCGTGATCCTGGTGCTTGCGGCCAAGGGCGGGCTGTCAGGGCCGTATGTGGGCGATCTGCATGCGCTGGCGGGCCTGGTGATCCTGCTGCGCGAGATTGCGGTGTCGGGCCTGCGCGAATTCCTGGCGGGCGTGCAGGTGTCGGTTCCGGTGTCGAAGCTGGCGAAGTGGAAGACCACGGTGCAGATCGTCTCGCTGGGTGCGCTGATCCTGGCGGGCGCGCTGCCGGACATGGAATGGATCAGGCTGACCGGCCTTGTCTGCCTGTGGGCTGCGGCGGCGCTGACGGTGGTGACCGGCTGGGACTATCTGCGCATCGGCCTGAAGCACATGGACTGA
- a CDS encoding MFS transporter: MLTSTDLLTRRRFLPLFVTQVLGAFNDNLYKNAMVLFVVYAVYSSAAEEAMFSAVAQGLFTLPFVLFSALSGQLADMRDKAVIIRRVKLAEIGIMTVGAAGLVLASVNFAVDSIAIPLLLLALFAMGVHSTFFGPIKYAILPQHLERQEVLAGTGLVEAGTYLAILAGTILAGWIAVEIAAVLVIALAVLGWFAGRQVPSAPAQGVVEPIDYNIWRSSINVVKGSMQDARVFYAILAISFFWTIGAVLFIEFPPLAKNVLTASKEVASLFLVVFSIGVAIGSVSINALLKGEVSARYSPASVVVMGLFVVAFHVVCRMWVPEAGGLYSVGEFILLPLAAPLLLCLMGIAIAGGMFVVPLYAFLTTVVDKSQTARTVAANNLVNSFAMVGGSALAMALNAINVSIVDQLLLAAAMSLISAWLGWILYQAELRLAPA, encoded by the coding sequence ATGCTGACTTCCACCGATCTTCTCACCAGGCGCCGCTTCCTGCCGCTGTTCGTCACCCAGGTTCTGGGGGCGTTCAACGACAATCTGTACAAGAACGCGATGGTCCTGTTCGTGGTCTATGCCGTCTATTCCAGCGCGGCAGAGGAAGCGATGTTCTCGGCCGTGGCGCAGGGGCTGTTCACCCTGCCCTTCGTGCTGTTTTCCGCGCTGTCGGGCCAGCTGGCCGACATGCGGGACAAGGCGGTCATCATCCGCCGGGTCAAGCTCGCCGAAATCGGCATCATGACGGTGGGCGCGGCAGGTCTGGTCCTGGCCTCGGTGAATTTCGCGGTGGACAGTATCGCGATCCCGCTGCTGCTGCTGGCGCTGTTCGCGATGGGGGTGCACTCCACCTTCTTCGGCCCGATCAAATATGCGATCCTGCCCCAGCATCTAGAAAGGCAGGAAGTGCTGGCCGGCACCGGCCTAGTCGAGGCGGGGACCTATCTTGCGATCCTGGCGGGCACGATCCTGGCCGGCTGGATCGCGGTGGAGATTGCCGCGGTGCTGGTGATAGCGCTGGCCGTGCTGGGATGGTTCGCGGGCAGGCAGGTGCCAAGCGCCCCGGCGCAAGGCGTGGTCGAGCCGATCGACTACAATATCTGGCGATCCTCGATCAACGTGGTCAAGGGATCGATGCAGGATGCGCGCGTGTTCTACGCGATCCTGGCGATCAGCTTCTTCTGGACCATCGGCGCGGTGCTGTTCATCGAATTCCCGCCACTGGCCAAGAACGTGCTGACCGCCAGCAAGGAAGTGGCCAGCCTGTTCCTGGTGGTCTTTTCCATCGGCGTGGCGATCGGGTCGGTATCGATCAACGCGTTGCTCAAGGGAGAGGTGTCGGCGCGCTATTCGCCAGCATCGGTGGTGGTGATGGGGCTGTTCGTGGTGGCGTTCCACGTCGTGTGCCGCATGTGGGTGCCCGAAGCGGGCGGCCTGTATTCGGTGGGAGAGTTCATCCTGCTGCCGCTGGCCGCGCCGCTGCTGCTATGCCTGATGGGCATCGCGATCGCGGGCGGCATGTTCGTTGTGCCGCTCTATGCGTTCCTGACGACGGTGGTCGACAAGTCGCAGACGGCGCGAACGGTCGCGGCGAACAATCTGGTGAACAGCTTCGCGATGGTCGGCGGCTCTGCGCTGGCGATGGCGCTGAACGCGATCAACGTGTCGATCGTGGACCAGCTTCTGCTGGCCGCCGCGATGAGCCTGATCTCGGCCTGGCTCGGCTGGATCCTGTACCAGGCGGAGCTTCGTCTCGCTCCGGCCTGA
- a CDS encoding EVE domain-containing protein has protein sequence MAKRYWLMKSEPDVYSWDDLVDQGEGTWDGVRNHRAKNNLAAMQKGDQAFFYHSNIGLQIVGICEVSVAGITDPTDETGKWAAVKVKPVEKLPASVTLKQVKAEESLAEMELVKLMRLSVSEVRPEEWKKILSMSKANAKQAD, from the coding sequence ATGGCCAAGCGCTACTGGCTGATGAAATCCGAACCCGACGTCTATTCGTGGGACGACCTTGTCGATCAGGGCGAGGGGACGTGGGACGGCGTGCGCAACCATCGCGCCAAGAACAATTTGGCCGCCATGCAGAAGGGCGACCAGGCGTTCTTCTATCATTCCAACATCGGGCTGCAGATCGTGGGCATCTGCGAAGTAAGCGTCGCGGGCATCACCGATCCCACCGACGAGACCGGCAAATGGGCCGCGGTCAAGGTCAAGCCGGTCGAGAAGCTGCCGGCAAGCGTGACGCTGAAGCAGGTGAAGGCAGAGGAATCGCTGGCCGAAATGGAGCTGGTCAAGCTGATGCGCCTGTCGGTGAGCGAGGTCAGGCCCGAGGAATGGAAAAAAATTCTGTCGATGTCCAAGGCCAATGCGAAGCAGGCGGACTGA
- the rplS gene encoding 50S ribosomal protein L19, with the protein MNLIQQLEAEAIAGLGKDIPEFRAGDTVRVGVRVVEGTRERVQNYEGVVIARSNRGMGSNFTVRKMSFGEGVERVFPLYSPNIDSITVVRRGVVRRAKLYYLRGRTGKSARIAERKTVRENA; encoded by the coding sequence ATGAACCTGATCCAGCAGCTTGAAGCGGAGGCCATCGCAGGCCTTGGCAAGGATATTCCGGAATTCCGCGCGGGCGACACCGTGCGCGTCGGCGTGCGCGTCGTGGAAGGCACGCGTGAGCGTGTGCAGAACTACGAAGGCGTCGTGATCGCGCGTTCGAACCGCGGCATGGGTTCGAACTTCACCGTTCGCAAGATGAGCTTCGGCGAAGGCGTGGAGCGTGTGTTCCCGCTCTATTCGCCCAACATCGACAGCATCACCGTGGTCCGCCGCGGCGTGGTGCGCCGTGCGAAGCTGTATTACCTGCGCGGCCGCACCGGCAAGAGCGCGCGTATTGCCGAGCGCAAGACGGTTCGCGAGAACGCGTAA